One Synechococcus sp. JA-2-3B'a(2-13) genomic window carries:
- a CDS encoding serine/threonine-protein kinase codes for MHQLAPGKVIGQRYQLVHSIAAGGMGRVFKAVDTRLFNRPVAVKLLHQNLAGDDNTRRQLHKRFQQEIRISTLLGEHPAIVKVLDYGLENDQPYLVMEYLTGRSLGELMLKQPVLPPQQVVRIARQVCAGLYYAHNLETEQDGHLIKGVIHRDIKPSNLFVLKDETLGETVKILDFGIAKLLSEVSLALGTQTTGFLGTVRYASPEQVRGEALDARSDIYSFGVVLYRMLTGQQPLRPKSDSFPGWYEAHNYQQPQPFDRSNLPYEIPLELEQVVLSCLAKDPDQRPQDMKVLSAQLEGSLHSQSAASSSLAPPPTAPIFSERTLAAVDAGQSGTHLLSTQAEPEAKPFPLWAGIALFVVIAGSTFWGLRLLLDPGPGSERPPAAPERPLPVGGAEHPERDPSATPEPLLDWLPRDPEGKPVFEDDPAPDLGIGESASEPTPRPAATPEAVSSTPQPPAPTQQVSPPPPAPAVPPPRPVAVPTPPAPPSPAPVPAKPLPPQPINQPLFPQVNRVAPTSAPLAAPPTQPPTPGFLERLREERERLGKD; via the coding sequence ATGCACCAGCTTGCTCCTGGAAAAGTAATCGGCCAGCGCTATCAACTGGTTCACAGCATTGCAGCAGGTGGCATGGGGCGGGTGTTCAAGGCTGTCGATACGCGCCTGTTCAACCGTCCGGTGGCGGTCAAGCTGTTGCACCAAAACTTAGCAGGCGATGACAACACCCGACGCCAGTTGCACAAACGTTTTCAGCAGGAAATTCGCATCAGCACGCTGCTGGGGGAGCACCCTGCCATTGTCAAGGTATTGGACTATGGCCTAGAGAACGACCAACCTTACCTGGTGATGGAATACCTGACGGGGCGCAGTTTGGGGGAGCTGATGCTCAAGCAGCCGGTGCTGCCGCCTCAACAGGTGGTGAGGATTGCCCGCCAAGTGTGTGCCGGTCTCTATTACGCCCACAACCTAGAGACCGAGCAGGATGGCCATCTCATCAAGGGGGTGATCCATCGCGACATCAAACCCAGCAACCTCTTCGTCCTGAAAGATGAAACCCTGGGGGAAACCGTCAAAATCTTGGATTTCGGCATTGCTAAGCTGCTCAGCGAGGTTTCCCTTGCCCTTGGCACCCAGACCACCGGCTTTTTGGGTACGGTGCGCTACGCCTCTCCCGAACAGGTGCGCGGGGAAGCCCTGGATGCCCGCTCGGATATCTACTCGTTTGGCGTGGTGCTCTACCGCATGTTGACCGGGCAACAACCTCTGCGACCCAAGAGCGATTCTTTCCCCGGCTGGTACGAGGCCCACAATTACCAACAGCCTCAGCCCTTCGATCGCTCGAATTTGCCCTATGAGATTCCGCTGGAGCTGGAACAGGTGGTGCTCTCCTGTCTGGCCAAAGATCCCGACCAGCGGCCCCAAGATATGAAGGTTCTCAGCGCCCAATTGGAGGGATCCCTGCACTCCCAGAGCGCTGCCAGCTCTTCCCTCGCGCCCCCCCCAACCGCACCCATCTTCTCCGAGCGCACCCTGGCGGCGGTGGATGCAGGGCAGTCGGGCACACACCTGCTCAGTACCCAGGCAGAGCCCGAGGCCAAGCCGTTTCCCCTCTGGGCTGGGATAGCCCTTTTTGTTGTCATTGCGGGGAGCACCTTCTGGGGCCTGCGTCTGCTGTTGGATCCGGGCCCAGGCAGCGAAAGACCGCCTGCTGCCCCCGAACGCCCCCTTCCAGTCGGCGGTGCAGAGCACCCTGAGCGGGATCCCTCAGCCACTCCTGAACCCCTGCTGGACTGGCTGCCGCGGGATCCGGAGGGCAAACCGGTGTTTGAGGATGATCCCGCCCCAGATCTGGGAATCGGTGAGTCCGCAAGCGAGCCCACACCCAGGCCAGCGGCAACTCCAGAGGCAGTGTCCTCTACCCCTCAGCCCCCTGCTCCAACTCAGCAGGTGTCACCTCCTCCTCCAGCCCCTGCTGTGCCTCCACCCCGACCGGTTGCAGTGCCCACACCCCCTGCTCCACCTTCTCCAGCCCCTGTCCCAGCCAAACCTCTCCCGCCGCAGCCCATCAATCAACCTTTGTTTCCCCAAGTGAACCGGGTTGCTCCAACTTCTGCTCCCCTTGCAGCCCCTCCAACCCAACCTCCCACCCCTGGCTTTCTGGAGCGATTGCGCGAGGAGCGAGAACGCTTGGGGAAAGACTAG
- a CDS encoding cation:proton antiporter has translation MLANWLQISGIPLALIGPVENPVLVFLIILTIMLVAPLLFERLRLPGIIGLILAGLVVGPYGLGILRRDETIILLGTVGLLFLMFMAGLETSLEDLKLNAGKATLFGALTFLLPMLIGTAAMLAIGYGFLAAVLVASCFASHTLIGLPIISKLGLMRLQTVTATLGATLITNVLALLVLAVVVRAHQGELSLRFWLTLIPSIALYTFATLWGVPKLGSWFFQRFGHDEGAEFTFVIATLFVVAYGAGLIGIEPVVGAFLAGTAITPIIPQLSPLMNRIQFIGNTLFVPFFLISVGMLINPGILLGEPRTLLVGGVMIAAEVVSKFLAAWIPAQLFGWRFASTMIMFGLSMAQAAATLAAITVAFQVELVDELTVNGTIAMILVTCVASPWIVARWGEQMQPTEVAAESTELPKPDWGARVLVPVANPDTESNLLQLALILAKKDGGTLLPLHVLSDRAGISPAALARQEQLLTFAEALAHSAVTRVEPIRRVDDSVEKGIIRSAAERQATLVILGWKGYSTYAENFFGSIIDAVVRQVGIPVLITRFPVPIETARRILLVAPEPEVSPGSLQQTIGLAQTLAGELKAGLQILLVQTRPGRKSSPALPAESYAHLPVQRVQGGVVAEAFKALQPGDVLVLVPSETGNRSRLGREPETIARNRPSLPIIVVHLPRDSAHPLRQGDGVLAAAEPT, from the coding sequence ATGCTGGCTAACTGGCTGCAAATTTCGGGGATCCCTCTAGCCCTGATCGGCCCTGTTGAGAATCCGGTGCTGGTGTTTTTGATCATCCTGACCATCATGCTGGTGGCTCCCTTGCTATTTGAGCGGCTGCGCCTGCCGGGGATCATCGGGTTAATCTTGGCTGGGCTGGTGGTGGGGCCCTACGGCTTGGGCATCTTGCGGCGGGACGAGACCATCATCCTGCTGGGCACGGTGGGGCTGTTGTTTCTCATGTTCATGGCGGGGCTGGAGACCAGTCTGGAAGATTTGAAGCTCAATGCCGGGAAGGCCACCCTCTTCGGGGCGCTCACCTTTCTGTTGCCCATGCTCATCGGCACAGCAGCCATGTTGGCCATTGGGTATGGCTTTCTGGCGGCGGTGCTGGTGGCCTCTTGTTTTGCCTCTCACACCCTGATCGGTCTGCCCATCATCTCGAAGCTGGGGTTGATGCGCCTGCAGACGGTGACGGCAACTTTGGGGGCCACCCTTATCACGAATGTCCTGGCTTTGTTGGTGCTGGCGGTGGTGGTGCGCGCCCACCAAGGGGAGCTGTCGCTGCGCTTTTGGCTGACGTTGATCCCTTCCATTGCCCTCTACACCTTTGCCACCCTGTGGGGGGTGCCTAAGCTGGGCAGTTGGTTCTTTCAACGCTTTGGTCACGACGAGGGAGCAGAGTTTACTTTCGTGATCGCCACTTTGTTTGTGGTGGCCTACGGAGCGGGGTTGATCGGCATTGAGCCGGTGGTGGGAGCCTTTCTGGCCGGGACGGCCATCACCCCTATCATCCCCCAGCTCAGCCCCCTGATGAACCGGATTCAGTTTATCGGCAACACCCTGTTTGTGCCTTTCTTCTTGATCTCGGTGGGGATGCTGATCAATCCCGGTATTCTCTTGGGGGAGCCGCGCACGCTGCTGGTGGGCGGAGTGATGATCGCAGCGGAGGTGGTGAGCAAGTTTCTGGCCGCTTGGATCCCGGCCCAACTGTTTGGCTGGCGCTTTGCCAGCACGATGATCATGTTCGGTTTGTCGATGGCTCAGGCGGCGGCTACCCTGGCGGCGATCACGGTGGCCTTTCAGGTGGAGTTGGTGGATGAGCTGACGGTGAACGGCACCATTGCCATGATCCTCGTGACCTGTGTTGCCTCGCCTTGGATTGTGGCCCGCTGGGGAGAGCAAATGCAGCCCACCGAGGTGGCCGCAGAGTCCACCGAATTGCCCAAGCCGGATTGGGGAGCTCGCGTCTTGGTGCCGGTGGCCAACCCGGATACCGAAAGCAACCTGCTGCAGTTGGCGTTGATTTTGGCCAAAAAAGATGGGGGAACGCTGCTGCCGCTGCATGTTTTGTCTGACCGTGCTGGGATCTCGCCGGCAGCCCTGGCTCGGCAAGAGCAGTTGTTGACCTTTGCAGAAGCTCTGGCCCACAGCGCCGTGACCCGAGTGGAGCCGATTCGGCGGGTGGATGACTCGGTGGAAAAAGGGATCATTCGCTCGGCGGCGGAACGGCAGGCAACCTTGGTGATCCTGGGCTGGAAGGGCTACTCCACCTATGCGGAGAACTTTTTCGGCAGCATCATCGACGCGGTGGTGCGGCAGGTGGGGATCCCAGTCTTGATTACGCGGTTTCCGGTACCCATCGAGACGGCGCGCCGCATCCTCTTGGTTGCACCGGAGCCGGAGGTCTCTCCCGGATCCCTGCAGCAGACCATTGGGCTGGCGCAAACGCTGGCCGGCGAATTGAAAGCGGGTTTGCAGATCCTGCTGGTGCAAACCCGACCTGGGCGGAAAAGCTCCCCAGCCTTGCCGGCAGAAAGCTATGCTCACCTGCCGGTTCAGCGGGTGCAGGGGGGGGTGGTGGCGGAAGCCTTCAAAGCGCTGCAGCCAGGAGATGTGTTGGTATTGGTTCCCAGCGAAACCGGCAACCGGTCGCGTCTGGGCCGAGAGCCGGAGACCATCGCCCGCAACCGACCCAGCCTTCCCATCATCGTGGTGCATTTGCCACGGGATTCAGCTCATCCCTTGCGCCAAGGAGATGGGGTTCTGGCGGCCGCAGAGCCCACTTGA